In a genomic window of Microaerobacter geothermalis:
- the mtrB gene encoding trp RNA-binding attenuation protein MtrB → MAVDGDFFVIKAKENGVHVIGLTRGHDTKFHHTEKLDKGEVMIAQFTEHTSAMKIRGKAIIYTKHGVVNTDE, encoded by the coding sequence ATGGGGATTTTTTTGTAATCAAGGCGAAGGAAAATGGAGTTCATGTGATTGGTTTGACGAGGGGACATGATACAAAATTTCATCATACAGAGAAGCTTGACAAAGGCGAAGTGATGATTGCCCAGTTCACCGAGCATACTTCCGCTATGAAAATAAGAGGAAAAGCAATAATCTATACCAAGCATGGTGTTGTAAATACCGATGAATAA
- a CDS encoding heptaprenyl diphosphate synthase component 1 has protein sequence MILKNSSYKNEMNEILKLIRRNSAHHYLEEYINPPSIFEIRLELLFLFLQQMQLSVEKIRKYCTTVMLVQMGLDIHEEVGLERENTHRGIRSRQLKVLAGDYFSSQYYFLLSEIEDIEMIHILAEAIKEINENKTRYYLCRGDLTLSPDKYLSLLVKKETPLYTILPRRHLQIGQLPWEKLMNHLILVEILLSEREKIEWGDEIPFGFGMLSMIKQLGQVEAKKIADGSATHTNVIFKHKIKMILDKKVEELLIDCQNEVRKIEPPLIKNELINMIDFFFSKIEENKLLAEEI, from the coding sequence ATGATTTTAAAAAACAGTTCTTACAAAAATGAGATGAATGAAATTTTGAAGCTAATCCGCAGAAATTCCGCACATCATTATCTTGAAGAGTACATAAATCCACCTTCTATATTTGAAATCAGATTGGAATTATTGTTTTTATTTCTCCAGCAGATGCAGCTATCCGTTGAAAAAATCAGGAAATATTGCACGACGGTTATGCTGGTCCAAATGGGACTTGACATTCATGAAGAGGTTGGATTGGAAAGGGAAAACACACATAGGGGGATTCGTTCCCGCCAATTAAAAGTGTTGGCGGGTGATTATTTTAGCAGTCAATATTATTTCTTGCTTTCAGAAATTGAAGATATTGAAATGATTCACATCTTAGCCGAAGCCATTAAAGAGATTAATGAAAATAAGACCAGATATTATTTGTGCAGAGGAGATCTGACTTTATCTCCTGACAAATATCTGAGTTTGTTAGTAAAAAAAGAAACGCCCCTTTATACCATTTTGCCAAGACGCCATTTGCAAATTGGACAACTCCCTTGGGAAAAATTGATGAATCATCTTATTCTTGTTGAAATACTCCTTTCCGAGAGGGAGAAGATTGAATGGGGAGATGAAATACCGTTTGGATTTGGGATGTTATCCATGATTAAACAGTTGGGACAAGTAGAGGCAAAGAAAATTGCCGATGGTTCTGCTACACACACAAATGTGATTTTTAAGCACAAAATTAAAATGATTTTGGATAAAAAAGTTGAAGAATTGCTGATTGATTGTCAGAATGAAGTAAGAAAAATTGAACCCCCCTTGATAAAAAATGAGCTCATCAACATGATTGACTTTTTCTTTTCTAAAATTGAAGAGAATAAACTATTGGCTGAGGAGATATAA